The Deinococcus detaillensis region CTGACGCACGGGCCACCCAGTTGGCACTCCTGGCGGCTGAACGCACCTACCGCGCCGCGCCGGACTTGCTCGAGGTGGACGTCAGTGTTTACCGATCTGGCAATTACGCGGGCTTCGGGGGGCCGCTGCCGCTGCTGACCCTCTCGGTGCCGCGTGAGAGATTGGCTACTCTCAGAAACAGCATCAAGAACGATCAGTACGACCGAATTTGGATCAATCCGCAAATTGAAGCGCCGGAACCCGTCGGCGTAGTGGTCGAGGCCCCTGAAAAGCTGCCGGTGTTTGAAGGCACGCCTGCCGAAATCAAGGCTTATCAGTTGCAAAAATCGTTGGGGCAAGCCGGAGGTGGCGTGCGAAACGGGTTGTTGTTTCAGGGCAATCCAGCGCGGCGGCAAGTCGCCCTGACCTTTGATGACGCGCCGCACCCGATGTACTTTCCTCTGGTGCTCGATTTACTGCGCCGCGCCGGTGTCAAAGCCACCTTTTTCGTCATTGGGCGCAATGTTCAGGCGTATCCCTATTTTGCTGAAGACCTGATACGCGGCGGTCATGAAATCGCCAACCACACCTTTCACCATGTGCGGCTGCCGAGTCTGAGTTCAGCCCAGATCAAAGCTGAACTGAGCAGCACCAATACCTTGCTTACCCAACTCAGCGGTCAGAAGGTGCAGTATTTCCGTCCTCCAGGCGGGCGGTATACCACCCGCGTTCTCAATGTCGCCAAAGAACTCGGCCTCACCACGGTGTTTTGGACGGATGACCCCGGCGACTTTCAAAATCCCGGTGTAGAAACGGTGGAAGCCCGTTTTGACAAACACCTCAAGCCCGGCGGGATTATTTTGCTGCACGACAATGCTCCCGATGGCCTCTTGGCCCTCCCCGATCTGCTCAAGGTGGCGAAACAGCGGGGCTACACCGTGACGACGGTAGGCGGACTCGGACGTTGAGTCGTTAGGGTGTTTGCACATTGGTCTTCACAGAGCACTTTTTGGCTTCCTAAAGCGGTTTACAGAAGATGCCGTCCAAGAATCAAGAATAAGACCTCTCGTCCAAGCTGAGTCCGCAAATCCCTCAGTCTGCGGTCGTTGTTCATCAGACCGAGAGATTCTGAGGCAGGTGGACGCCACCCGGCTGCCTGCCTCGGTGCCGCAGCCCTCAGATGTTCGGCACAAGGTCAAAATACTCGTGATCCTCGTTTGCGCCGCCAAAGCCCTGTCCCACTTCCTTCTCGCTGGCAACGAATTCAACACTGCTGATCCATTTGATCATCTTGTACCCAAGTTGGTTCTCGGCCCGCAGCCTCAGCGGCGCACCGTGGTTGGCTCCCAACTGCTCGCCGTTCATTTCGTAGGCCAGTAGGCACTGGGGATGGCGGGCGTCTTTCATGGAGAGCGTTTCGTAATATTCCCCGCCGTACAGCCCTTCACCGAACGAATGAAACACCACCACCCGCGCTTCGGGCTGGGGCTGTACCAAATCAATCAGAGCGCTCATCGGCAGCCCGCCCCACTCGGCCACGCCTGACCAGCCCTGAATACAGTGGTGCAGCGTGATTTGATGGTGCTGACCCAGCGCCATGATCTCGCCCAGTGAGAGTTCAACCGGATGATTGACCAGGCCCGACACCCGCAGCTTAAATCCCTCAAAGTCTTCAGACAATAAGGTCTGCCATTCCTGCGAAGTCGGCAGCTTACCGTTGGACCAAAAATGTGGGGAAATGTCCGCTGTGCTGAATTCAGACTTGGGCGTCAGGGGATCAAGTGTCCGCAGAGTCAGCGTCCCAACACTGCGGTGGGCCGCCAGCTGCAAGGCACGTGGATGGTGCCAGGACACCCAGTAGGCTGCGAACAGGAGGGCGAGGGCAACGATGATGCCGACTGTGCCGAGCATCCATCCGGCGGGGCCACCGGTGTCTGTACCCATAACGATATGGTTCATATTTCGGACAACGCCAGTGGTGAGAACCAGAGCAACGTGGATCATCAAAAACACTGAGAAACCTACCATCAGCAGGAAATGCAGTGACCTCGCGCCCTGCCGCCCATCGAATAAACGTGGATACCACGCAAAGCGGCCATCCAGCGCGGGCGACATGGCGAGGCCGCTCAGAATCGACAGCGGGGCCATCACGAACACGACGGCGAAATAAGCGAGTTGCTGCAAGGCTTGATAGGCGTAAAAGCCGTCCGGCTCGGGAGGCAAGTGAAAGGTTGCGTAATGAACGAAGATTCTCCAAGCGTCAGGGAGAATGCCCCAGTAGGTCGGCACCAGCCGCGCCCAATGGCCCTGTGCGAACAGTAATGCTACATAAATCACGCCTGTCAGCACCCAGAACAGCACCGAGAGGAAGTGCCAGTGTCGCGCTACGCCGACGGTGTGGCGGTAGCCGGGTAGGCTCCATAGCGGCGAGATGTAACGGGCGTCGTCTTTGGCCGTCCAGATGCGGTCGGTCGGCACCGCCAGCGGCGTGAAGCGAATCCATTCCGAATTGGGGGTGCAGTCTTGGTGGCGGTACAGGCGAGGGTGATCGGCCAGAATCGACAGGCCGCTGCGGATCAAGAGAAGCATCAAGACGAAACTGATGTAATGCGCGGTTCGCAGCCACAGCGGAAAACCGGAAGAGCCGGGGAAGGCGCGAACTGGATTTGCTACAGCGGGCAGGCCGAAGAACCCGTACTGAATCCAGGCAATGATGATCGGCAGCGCGACCAGCATTGTCAAACCGATCAGCAACGTTGGCCGGATCCACAGACCCGGGCGGCGATCTACCGGGAAATGAACCTTATTTTCCCGTGGAGGTGTTAAAGGTGTCATTTTCTCCTCCTCAGCCTGCCGCTCTTTAGTATTCAGTTATGACTGAGCGGCAGACCCAAGCAGAGCAGCGACGTCGTCCTGATGCACTGGGCGGCTCCTCAAGTGGCTTGATCACCACTCTGATGACTTCACCTTAAATCTGCCGGGTGTGAGAAATCAGCAAAAGAGCAGAGCATTGGGTAAGTCGTTCAGGTCATCAGAAATGGCTGCCTAAAAGTGCCAACTCAGTCTGTTGTTCTTGTTGTGAACGGCCCTACTGCTTCACCGAAGGCTCAATAGGGGCGCTGCCAAGAGAGGAGGATCGAGGATCAAGTAAGATAGAACTTCAGAATCAGGGAGGCCGTTATGTCTGAAGGAAGACCCGATCGCCCATAACCCATCGCCCTCAACCGCTACGATCTGAAGGGTCAACTCGCCCGCCTGCGCAGCGACGAGCCCCTTTCAAAGTACGGACGTGATTCACTGACGCTGGTTCGTGATCCGGGCTTCACGCTCCTGCTGATGGTGCTGAAGGCGGGAACAGGCCTGCCAGAGCACACCGCCCCCGGCCCGATCAGCGTCTTGGTGCTTGATGGCTGCGCCGCGTTCACTTCTCAGGGCACGCAGCTTGACCTCGGCCCACATGAGCTGGTCACGCTGCCTGCCCGCGTCCCGCATGCTGTGATGGCGCTGGAAGACAGCGCACTCCTGATCACCATCGCTGAACCTGTCACGCACACCAGTGCTGTTGGTCTCGGGCGTGAGCAGCAAGCAGAGAAAGAGCAAGCTCACAAGCAGGATTGACGGCGGCCGAACTTTAA contains the following coding sequences:
- a CDS encoding polysaccharide deacetylase family protein; the encoded protein is MKTLLSVPLLLLSMALAQPAPGQVQPLAPGTRAATRLQTLTLTPPIPEVKTVEVQSNGFVRAAHTILLLPTAQATDARATQLALLAAERTYRAAPDLLEVDVSVYRSGNYAGFGGPLPLLTLSVPRERLATLRNSIKNDQYDRIWINPQIEAPEPVGVVVEAPEKLPVFEGTPAEIKAYQLQKSLGQAGGGVRNGLLFQGNPARRQVALTFDDAPHPMYFPLVLDLLRRAGVKATFFVIGRNVQAYPYFAEDLIRGGHEIANHTFHHVRLPSLSSAQIKAELSSTNTLLTQLSGQKVQYFRPPGGRYTTRVLNVAKELGLTTVFWTDDPGDFQNPGVETVEARFDKHLKPGGIILLHDNAPDGLLALPDLLKVAKQRGYTVTTVGGLGR
- a CDS encoding molybdopterin-dependent oxidoreductase, with translation MTPLTPPRENKVHFPVDRRPGLWIRPTLLIGLTMLVALPIIIAWIQYGFFGLPAVANPVRAFPGSSGFPLWLRTAHYISFVLMLLLIRSGLSILADHPRLYRHQDCTPNSEWIRFTPLAVPTDRIWTAKDDARYISPLWSLPGYRHTVGVARHWHFLSVLFWVLTGVIYVALLFAQGHWARLVPTYWGILPDAWRIFVHYATFHLPPEPDGFYAYQALQQLAYFAVVFVMAPLSILSGLAMSPALDGRFAWYPRLFDGRQGARSLHFLLMVGFSVFLMIHVALVLTTGVVRNMNHIVMGTDTGGPAGWMLGTVGIIVALALLFAAYWVSWHHPRALQLAAHRSVGTLTLRTLDPLTPKSEFSTADISPHFWSNGKLPTSQEWQTLLSEDFEGFKLRVSGLVNHPVELSLGEIMALGQHHQITLHHCIQGWSGVAEWGGLPMSALIDLVQPQPEARVVVFHSFGEGLYGGEYYETLSMKDARHPQCLLAYEMNGEQLGANHGAPLRLRAENQLGYKMIKWISSVEFVASEKEVGQGFGGANEDHEYFDLVPNI
- a CDS encoding cupin domain-containing protein; translated protein: MVLKAGTGLPEHTAPGPISVLVLDGCAAFTSQGTQLDLGPHELVTLPARVPHAVMALEDSALLITIAEPVTHTSAVGLGREQQAEKEQAHKQD